A region of Gaiellales bacterium DNA encodes the following proteins:
- a CDS encoding prenyltransferase/squalene oxidase repeat-containing protein — translation MTLQLKGTRAHTGRNGLDLAVQHLLARQSAEGWWKGELETNVTIDAEDLFLRHVLGVLGPRESEPTARWIRHRQRDDGSWSTFHDGPADVSTTVEAYVGLRL, via the coding sequence ATGACCCTGCAGCTCAAGGGCACCCGGGCCCACACGGGCCGGAACGGGCTCGACCTCGCCGTCCAGCATCTGCTCGCGAGGCAGTCGGCCGAGGGCTGGTGGAAGGGCGAGCTCGAGACCAACGTCACCATCGACGCCGAAGACCTGTTCCTGCGCCACGTCCTGGGCGTGCTCGGACCGCGCGAGTCGGAGCCGACCGCGCGCTGGATCCGGCACCGGCAGCGGGACGACGGCAGCTGGTCCACCTTCCACGACGGCCCCGCGGACGTGTCGACCACGGTCGAGGCCTACGTCGGCCTGCGTCTG
- the hpnE gene encoding hydroxysqualene dehydroxylase HpnE: MTRADVIVAGGGLAGIAAALRCADAGLDVVLAERRPVLGGATYSIDRDDRTIDNGQHVFLRCCGEYRALLRRMGSENLTELQPSLEIPLVQPGGAVRRLRRGPGHAPLHLAPILLGLPGLSPVERLRAATAVLALGDVDPDDRRADECGLGEWLRERRQSPRAIRMLWELIVRPTLNLRAADASLAMAARVFRTGLLEGSDAGDIGWATAPLRRVHGDAAARALAEAGVDVRLHAAVTAVEPRADDLAVTAGGEEIAAAAVIACMPPRHALRALPPGALDPDTADALGSSPIVNLHVVYDRPVTGLRFAAATRGPVQWVFDRSAASGGPGQYLAVTLSAADALADWPTARLRTLFAPALAELFPTARKARMTDFFVTRERHATFRAAPGSGRARPGPRTPVAGLYLAGAWTRTGWPDTMEGAVRSGRAAAAMLLRDRATAPPARAAA, translated from the coding sequence GTGACGCGGGCCGACGTGATCGTCGCCGGAGGCGGCCTGGCCGGAATCGCCGCCGCGCTCCGGTGCGCCGACGCCGGGCTCGACGTCGTGCTGGCCGAGCGGCGGCCCGTGCTCGGCGGCGCGACCTACTCGATCGACCGCGACGACCGCACGATCGACAACGGCCAGCACGTCTTCCTGCGCTGCTGCGGCGAGTACCGCGCGCTGCTGCGCCGGATGGGGTCGGAGAACCTGACCGAGCTGCAGCCGTCCCTCGAGATCCCGCTGGTGCAGCCGGGCGGCGCCGTGCGCCGCCTGCGGCGCGGGCCGGGACACGCGCCGTTGCACCTGGCGCCGATCCTGCTCGGCCTGCCCGGCCTCTCCCCCGTCGAGCGGCTGCGGGCGGCGACGGCCGTGCTGGCGCTGGGCGACGTCGACCCGGACGACCGGCGCGCCGACGAGTGCGGGCTCGGCGAATGGCTGCGCGAGCGGCGCCAGTCGCCGAGGGCGATCCGCATGCTCTGGGAGCTGATCGTCCGCCCCACGCTGAACCTGCGGGCCGCCGATGCGTCGCTGGCGATGGCCGCGCGGGTGTTCCGGACGGGACTGCTCGAAGGGTCCGACGCGGGCGACATCGGGTGGGCCACTGCGCCGCTGCGCCGGGTGCACGGCGACGCGGCCGCCCGGGCGCTGGCCGAGGCCGGCGTCGACGTCCGCCTGCACGCCGCCGTCACGGCGGTCGAGCCGCGCGCCGACGACCTGGCCGTGACCGCCGGCGGAGAGGAGATCGCCGCGGCCGCGGTCATCGCCTGCATGCCGCCGCGGCATGCGCTGCGCGCGCTCCCACCGGGAGCGCTCGACCCGGACACGGCGGACGCGCTCGGCAGCTCGCCGATCGTGAACCTGCACGTCGTCTACGACCGCCCGGTGACCGGCCTGCGGTTCGCCGCGGCCACGCGCGGGCCGGTGCAATGGGTCTTCGACCGCAGTGCCGCATCGGGCGGGCCGGGCCAGTACCTGGCCGTCACGCTCTCCGCCGCGGATGCGCTGGCGGACTGGCCCACCGCGCGCCTGCGCACGCTGTTCGCCCCCGCCCTCGCCGAGCTCTTCCCCACCGCGCGGAAGGCGCGCATGACGGACTTCTTCGTCACCCGCGAGCGCCACGCCACGTTCCGCGCGGCACCCGGCAGCGGACGGGCCCGGCCGGGGCCGCGCACGCCGGTCGCCGGCCTCTACCTGGCCGGCGCGTGGACGCGCACCGGCTGGCCGGACACGATGGAGGGGGCCGTGCGCAGCGGCCGCGCGGCCGCCGCGATGCTGCTCCGCGACCGCGCCACCGCCCCTCCGGCGAGGGCGGCGGCATGA
- a CDS encoding phytoene/squalene synthase family protein, with protein MSGLAVASYEHCEAVTRANARNFYYGIRLLPTPRRSAMCAIYSFARRVDDIADGPGTTEAKLAGLRAAADDLHRLGERTDDHVMLALADAAERFPIPLDAFDDLIAGARMDVVGARYERYGDLVTYCRRVAGSIGRLSLGVFGQASGGDADGRADDLGVAMQLTNILRDVGEDLAAGRVYLPGEDMAAFGCDISGETDPDALADLIRFEAARAHGWFAVGRRLLPLLDRPSAACVATIAGTYEQLLRRIERRPQAVVRERVRVPVWTKAWIVSRALLESRP; from the coding sequence GGCGAACGCGCGCAACTTCTACTACGGCATCCGCCTGCTGCCGACGCCGCGGCGCTCGGCGATGTGCGCGATCTACTCGTTCGCCCGTCGCGTCGACGACATCGCCGACGGGCCCGGGACGACCGAGGCGAAGCTGGCCGGGCTGCGTGCCGCCGCCGACGACCTGCACCGGCTGGGGGAGCGGACGGACGATCACGTCATGCTCGCGCTCGCCGACGCGGCAGAGCGGTTCCCGATCCCGCTGGATGCCTTCGACGACCTGATCGCAGGTGCGCGGATGGACGTCGTCGGCGCCCGCTACGAGCGCTACGGCGACCTCGTCACCTACTGCCGCCGCGTCGCCGGGTCGATCGGGCGGCTGTCGCTCGGGGTCTTCGGCCAGGCGAGCGGCGGCGACGCCGACGGGCGCGCCGACGATCTCGGCGTGGCGATGCAGCTCACGAACATCCTCCGCGACGTCGGCGAGGATCTCGCCGCAGGGCGCGTGTACCTGCCCGGCGAGGACATGGCCGCGTTCGGCTGCGACATCTCGGGCGAGACCGATCCGGACGCGCTCGCCGACCTGATCCGGTTCGAGGCCGCCCGCGCGCACGGGTGGTTCGCGGTCGGCCGGCGGTTGCTGCCGCTCCTCGACCGCCCCAGCGCCGCCTGCGTGGCGACGATCGCCGGCACCTACGAGCAGCTCCTGCGCCGGATCGAGCGGCGGCCGCAGGCGGTCGTCCGCGAGCGCGTCCGGGTGCCGGTGTGGACGAAGGCCTGGATCGTGTCCCGCGCGCTCCTGGAGTCGCGACCGTGA